The sequence GAACAAATCCATTGTACTAGTTGATGATGTTTTAAATTCTGGCACTACTCTGATATACGGAGTCCATCATTTTCTTAAAACACCTATAAAACAGCTCAAGACCGCTGTGCTGGTAAATAGAAATCACAAAAAATACCCTATTAAAGCTGATTATAAAGGTATTTCTCTGTCTACATCACTAAACGAACATATTAGAGTTGAATTTCAATCCAAAAATGATGCTGTATACTTAGAGTAAAAGCTGTTTTATTTCATCAACCAATACTTCGATTGATTTTTTATCTGCATTCACCGAATGCTTGGCCTGGACATAAAACTGTCTTCTTTCAAAAAGATGCTTTCCAACAAACTCCAGTAAATCATCATTTTCAATATTCTTTACCAAAGGTCTATCATCCTTTTCTTGGCTAATCCTATTTGCCAAGGTTGAAACTGGCAATTGTAGGTAAATGGAATGGTTAGCATTTTCAACGATTGTTTTCATATTGCCTCCATAACAAGGTGTACCGCCGCCTGTTGAAAGAACTATTGATTCGTTTTCATTTAGTACCCTTGATAACATCTCATGCTCTACTTTTCTAAAGTAAATCTCCCCTTTTTCTAAAAAAATAGTGGCTATCGATTTTTTCATTTGGTCTTCGATGTATTTATCCAAATCGATAAATTTTAGATTTAAGTCCCTGGCTAACAACCTACCAATAGATGACTTACCACTTGCCATATAACCAACTAAAACTACTTTCATTTATTAGAATTAAAAGTGATTTGAAAAAAACACAAATTTATCATTAAA is a genomic window of Flagellimonas sp. CMM7 containing:
- a CDS encoding shikimate kinase, whose protein sequence is MKVVLVGYMASGKSSIGRLLARDLNLKFIDLDKYIEDQMKKSIATIFLEKGEIYFRKVEHEMLSRVLNENESIVLSTGGGTPCYGGNMKTIVENANHSIYLQLPVSTLANRISQEKDDRPLVKNIENDDLLEFVGKHLFERRQFYVQAKHSVNADKKSIEVLVDEIKQLLL